Below is a genomic region from Halobacterium sp. CBA1132.
CGCCACGTACGCGCCCGTGGTCGCCGAGGCCGGCGAGAACGCCGAGTAGCCACGTGCTTTTTGCCGGTGGCGGCCGCGCGTTCGCTCGTGACCGACTTCGACCTCGACCTCGCGACCGCCGCCGACGAGATTCGGTCGTTCCTCGCGAGCTACCTCGACGCCACGCCCGCGGACGGCTACGTCGTCGGCGTCAGCGGCGGGCTCGACTCCGTGCTCGCCACGCACCTCCTCGCGGACGCCGTCGGCCCCGAGCGCGTCACCGGCCTCCTGCTGCCCGCGGACCCCAGCGACCCCGAGAACGTCGAGGACGCCCGGGCGGTCTGCGAGCGCCTCGGCGTCGCCTACCGCGAGACCGACATCCAGCCCATCGTCGACGACGTTACCGCTGCCCGCGAGGACCTCGCGAAGACTACTGTGGGGAACGTTCAGGCGCGGGTCCGGATGGTCCTGCTCTACCAGGCCGCCAACGACGACGACGCGCTCGTCGTCGGCCCGAACAACCGGTCGGAACTCCTCCTGGGCTACTTCACGAAGTACGGCGACGGCGCCGCCGATGTCGCGCCGCTCGCGGACGTCTACAAGACCGAGACCTACGACCTCGCTCGGGAGATCGGCGTCAGCGAGGACATCGTCGGGAAGACGCCCACGGCGGAACTCTGGGAGGGACAGACTGACCCCGGCGAACTCGGCGAACCCTACGAGGTCATCGACCCGATTCTGCACGCGTACGTCGACGAGGACCGCACCGTCGAGGAGACTGTCGAGGCCACCGGCGAGGACCGCGAGACGGTCGCAGAGTTCGTCGAGCGCTACGAGTCCTCCACGCACAAGCGCGAGCGCCCGCCCTCACCGGGCATCCGGTAGCCCGCCGGCCGCCGCATCCGCGTGCTTTTTCCCGTCCACCGCGTACCTGCTACCGTGACCCGCGCGCTCTCGACCCCCGACGCCGACCGCGCCGCCGCCTTCGCCGCGGACGCCCGCAGCGACGACCTCGCGGTCTCGCTCGTCGGCGAGTGCGCGACCGAATTCGAGGGGCGCGCCGAGCGCAGCCTCCCCGCGGGCGTCCGGAGCGTCCTCTGGAAGCCCGACGACACCGTGCTCGTCCACGGCGCGACCGGCCGCGACCCCGACGCGTGGGCGACCGGCGGCAGCGTCGCCGTCGAAGCGAATCAGGGAACGCTCGAACTCCGCTGTGGCGACGGCGACGCCGCGGACGCGCTCACCGTCCGGTTCGATTCCGTCCACCACGCCGCGGCGTTCGACCCCGCGGACGCCGACGCCGAGGTCTCCGGTACCGAGTCCGACCTCAAGGAGCGCGTGCTCTCGGACCCCGACCTCGTCGAACCCGGCTTCCGGCCGCGCAGCACGGAGCGCGAGACGCCCGCCGGCCCCGTGGACGTCTACGGCCGCGGCCGCGACGGCGCCGTGGTCGTCGTCGAACTCAAGGCCCGCCGCGCCGGGCCGTCGGCGGCGTCGCAACTGGAGCGGTACGTGAACGCGCTCCGCCGCGACCTCCACGCCGACGCCGACGTGCGCGGCGTGCTCGTCGCCCCGGAAATCACCGAGAAGACCCGCCGCCTGCTCGCGGAGAACGGGCTCTCCTTCTCCCCAGTCGAGTAGTCAGTCGAGGTCGCGTTTCAAGTCGTTCAGGACGTTCAACGCCTCCAGCGGCGTCAGTTCCGCGAGATTCACGTCCCGGAGTTCGGCTTCCACGTCCGACTCGTCGGTGTCACCGTCGCTGTCTTCGGCGGGTTCGCCGGCGCCTACTTCTGCCTCTCGGCTCTCGTCGGTGTCGGGTGCGTCGAGGTGTTCGCGAGCGCGCTCGACGACCGCTTCGGGGACGCCCGCGGTCTGCGCGACCTCGATGCCGTAGGAGGCCGTCGCGGCACCCTCACGGACCTCGTGCTGGAAGGTCACCCCGTCCTCGCTGCGGGTCGCGCCGAAGTGGAGGTTCACGGCGGCGTCGAGGCAGTCGGCGTCCGCCGTGAGTTCGTGGTGATGGGTC
It encodes:
- a CDS encoding NAD+ synthase, with the translated sequence MTDFDLDLATAADEIRSFLASYLDATPADGYVVGVSGGLDSVLATHLLADAVGPERVTGLLLPADPSDPENVEDARAVCERLGVAYRETDIQPIVDDVTAAREDLAKTTVGNVQARVRMVLLYQAANDDDALVVGPNNRSELLLGYFTKYGDGAADVAPLADVYKTETYDLAREIGVSEDIVGKTPTAELWEGQTDPGELGEPYEVIDPILHAYVDEDRTVEETVEATGEDRETVAEFVERYESSTHKRERPPSPGIR
- the nucS gene encoding endonuclease NucS codes for the protein MTRALSTPDADRAAAFAADARSDDLAVSLVGECATEFEGRAERSLPAGVRSVLWKPDDTVLVHGATGRDPDAWATGGSVAVEANQGTLELRCGDGDAADALTVRFDSVHHAAAFDPADADAEVSGTESDLKERVLSDPDLVEPGFRPRSTERETPAGPVDVYGRGRDGAVVVVELKARRAGPSAASQLERYVNALRRDLHADADVRGVLVAPEITEKTRRLLAENGLSFSPVE